The proteins below come from a single Gemmatimonadota bacterium genomic window:
- a CDS encoding CPBP family intramembrane metalloprotease: MLSALGQRWRVGLQHNNSLAANAGSFNHYLMQQRATDRSPERAPAGTTESPRRLGWPAVLALNFLPGVATVALVGVLHPAIESLRWPPVVAYTCAIGLVTLGEVAVLARQAQRLSSTWDPRRAVALTARLPFRAAVIPIVGFILVAAGLAALLDPVASAISARLAHVVPGWLSADTDATTVATYGRTAVMVALSFNFLIDVIASPYVEELYWKGYLMRRIPARVALQPVALAILFAAQHFWQPGEFLLVALLQAAIGSHAQRTNSLTVAIWTHWLANGIVTVLTIREVLA, encoded by the coding sequence GTGTTGAGCGCGCTGGGGCAGCGCTGGCGCGTCGGGCTCCAACACAACAATTCACTCGCGGCGAACGCCGGTTCGTTCAACCACTACCTCATGCAGCAGCGAGCTACAGACCGTAGCCCCGAGCGTGCACCGGCAGGTACCACCGAATCGCCGCGGCGACTCGGGTGGCCGGCCGTGCTGGCGCTGAACTTCCTCCCCGGCGTCGCCACGGTCGCGCTGGTCGGTGTGCTCCACCCGGCGATCGAGTCGCTCCGATGGCCGCCGGTGGTGGCGTACACGTGCGCGATCGGACTCGTGACGCTCGGCGAGGTCGCGGTGCTCGCCCGGCAGGCGCAACGCCTGTCCAGCACGTGGGATCCGCGCCGCGCCGTCGCCCTCACGGCACGCCTCCCCTTCCGCGCGGCCGTGATCCCGATCGTCGGGTTCATCCTCGTCGCCGCCGGTCTGGCAGCGCTCCTCGATCCGGTGGCAAGCGCGATCAGTGCGCGCCTCGCGCACGTAGTACCAGGGTGGCTCAGCGCCGACACCGATGCCACGACGGTGGCAACCTACGGGCGCACAGCCGTGATGGTCGCCCTGTCGTTCAACTTCCTGATCGATGTCATCGCCAGCCCGTACGTCGAGGAGCTCTACTGGAAGGGTTACCTCATGCGACGGATCCCCGCCCGCGTCGCGCTTCAGCCGGTCGCACTCGCGATCCTCTTCGCGGCGCAGCATTTCTGGCAGCCAGGTGAGTTCCTGCTGGTCGCGCTCCTCCAGGCCGCGATCGGCAGCCACGCCCAGAGGACGAACTCGCTGACGGTGGCCATCTGGACCCACTGGCTTGCCAATGGCATCGTGACCGTCCTTACGATCCGTGAAGTACTCGCCTGA
- a CDS encoding VOC family protein produces the protein MTKVTPFLMFNDQLDAAIAFYTATFPDSEVRNVARTGTDGPIVSAEFVVGGQVFMGYNGGPYFAFSEGFSLYVDCEDQAEVDAYWDKLVMAGATPTACGWIKDPFGLSWQIVPRRFMELIRDEDPGKVKAVMDAMMTMVKLDVAALERAYNEA, from the coding sequence ATGACCAAAGTCACGCCGTTTCTGATGTTCAACGATCAGCTCGACGCGGCGATCGCGTTCTACACCGCCACCTTTCCTGACTCTGAAGTGCGGAACGTCGCCCGCACCGGCACGGATGGGCCGATCGTCTCTGCCGAGTTCGTTGTTGGCGGTCAAGTCTTCATGGGCTACAACGGAGGTCCGTACTTCGCGTTCTCCGAAGGCTTCTCGCTGTACGTTGACTGCGAAGATCAGGCCGAAGTCGACGCGTACTGGGACAAGCTCGTCATGGCCGGCGCGACGCCGACGGCGTGCGGCTGGATCAAGGATCCCTTCGGCCTCTCCTGGCAGATCGTCCCGCGGCGATTCATGGAGCTCATCCGCGACGAGGATCCCGGCAAGGTCAAGGCCGTGATGGACGCCATGATGACGATGGTGAAGCTCGACGTGGCGGCGCTCGAGCGGGCATACAACGAGGCGTAG
- a CDS encoding serine hydrolase produces the protein MAAMKQWKVPGLAIAAVRGDSVIMLKGYGVRTVGGTDSVNAQTMFAIGSSSKAFTAATLEMLADEGRIRFDNRVTEYLPWFEMYDPWVTREITVRDLLLHRSGMSRGDNIWYATTNSREDIVRSIRRLAPTTSFRSHFQYQNLMYITAGEVAHAVTGQSWDDLIKSRIFAPLRMTSSNTSVRELAGNPNVATPHAELGGVVTAIPYRNIDNAGAAGSINSNAADMAQWLRLWINNGSFEGKRLLSDAMVREATAPQFTVDDPDMIARLMSPRFLGYGFGWFVEDFRGQRWVNHGGNIDGMAAMVGFLPESRIGMVILTNMNQSDVTLPLMANAFDRLLGISPAKDYNAEYYAAEQADQARRRAAAKPPVKVEGTKPSLPLEAYAGTYTDSFMGTATVRLDGGKLFIKYDKSAIVGELRAFPLRLICRDDERCDHGEDAGDLQDRHQRQGRRHAVPAGLCRLGQAVGSCCCGKRAGEVSASPAMTAAAPGDLLDDRREEDRNADQTGIAGHR, from the coding sequence ATGGCGGCGATGAAGCAGTGGAAGGTGCCGGGGCTCGCGATTGCGGCTGTCCGGGGCGACTCGGTGATCATGCTCAAGGGCTACGGCGTCCGCACGGTCGGCGGGACCGACTCGGTGAACGCCCAGACGATGTTCGCGATCGGCTCCTCCTCGAAGGCCTTTACCGCCGCGACGCTCGAGATGCTCGCCGACGAGGGGAGAATCCGCTTCGACAATCGCGTGACCGAGTACCTCCCGTGGTTCGAGATGTACGACCCGTGGGTCACCCGCGAGATCACGGTGCGCGATCTCCTGCTGCATCGCAGCGGGATGAGCCGCGGCGACAACATCTGGTATGCCACCACGAACAGCCGGGAGGACATCGTCCGGTCGATCCGACGACTCGCGCCGACCACCAGCTTTCGCTCGCACTTCCAGTACCAGAACCTGATGTACATCACCGCCGGTGAAGTGGCGCACGCGGTGACGGGACAGAGCTGGGACGACCTGATCAAGTCCCGGATCTTCGCTCCCCTCCGCATGACGTCGTCCAACACGTCGGTGCGGGAGCTGGCAGGCAATCCGAACGTCGCCACCCCACACGCGGAACTCGGCGGTGTGGTCACGGCGATCCCGTATCGGAACATCGACAACGCGGGGGCAGCCGGGTCGATCAACTCCAACGCTGCCGACATGGCACAGTGGCTCCGCTTGTGGATCAACAACGGCTCCTTCGAGGGGAAGCGATTGCTGAGCGACGCGATGGTGCGCGAGGCGACGGCCCCGCAGTTCACCGTCGATGATCCAGACATGATCGCCCGCCTGATGTCGCCCCGCTTTCTGGGTTACGGCTTCGGGTGGTTTGTCGAGGACTTCCGCGGCCAGCGCTGGGTGAACCACGGCGGCAACATCGACGGGATGGCGGCCATGGTCGGATTCCTCCCCGAAAGCAGGATCGGGATGGTCATCCTCACCAACATGAACCAGTCCGACGTCACCCTCCCGTTGATGGCCAACGCCTTCGATCGGCTCCTGGGGATATCCCCAGCCAAGGACTACAACGCCGAGTACTACGCGGCCGAGCAGGCCGACCAGGCGCGGCGTCGGGCCGCCGCGAAGCCTCCGGTCAAGGTCGAGGGGACCAAGCCGTCGCTTCCGCTCGAGGCATACGCCGGGACCTACACGGACAGCTTCATGGGAACGGCCACCGTACGGTTGGACGGCGGGAAGCTCTTCATCAAGTACGACAAGAGCGCGATCGTCGGTGAGCTCCGAGCATTTCCACTTCGACTCATTTGTCGCGACGATGAACGATGCGATCATGGGGAAGATGCCGGTGACCTTCAAGATCGGCACCAGCGGCAAGGTCGTCGCCATGCAGTTCCCGCTGGCCTCTGCCGACTGGGTCAAGCGGTAGGGTCGTGCTGCTGCGGGAAGCGCGCGGGCGAGGTATCCGCTTCCCCCGCGATGACCGCAGCCGCGCCGGGAGATCTCCTCGATGACCGGCGCGAGGAAGATCGCAATGCCGATCAAACCGGAATCGCGGGACACCGGTAA
- a CDS encoding beta-lactamase family protein gives MPIINAGNRANTAVILIRRGAIGAEFYSASRDSIDRNSVFATASLSKWITAHAAMKLVEQGKLDLDRPVEGYLTRWHLPSTAFDSREVTARRLLSHTAGLTDGLGFGDYRRDEALPTLEEALAAPRASSGRPSSPIAVGIQPGSQFRYSGGGYLLLELLVEELSGERFDTFVTREVLHPSA, from the coding sequence ATCCCCATCATCAACGCGGGGAATCGCGCCAACACTGCCGTCATCCTTATCAGGAGAGGCGCCATCGGCGCTGAGTTCTATTCCGCGAGTCGCGACTCCATCGACCGAAATAGCGTCTTCGCCACCGCGTCATTGAGCAAGTGGATCACGGCACATGCCGCCATGAAGCTGGTGGAGCAAGGCAAGCTGGACCTCGATCGACCGGTTGAGGGCTACCTCACGCGATGGCACCTTCCATCAACCGCGTTCGATTCGCGTGAAGTCACCGCGCGGCGACTTCTCAGTCACACGGCCGGGCTGACCGATGGCCTTGGCTTCGGGGACTATCGACGAGACGAGGCCCTTCCAACATTGGAGGAGGCGCTGGCCGCGCCTCGGGCATCCAGCGGCCGCCCTTCCTCGCCCATCGCCGTGGGGATCCAGCCAGGCTCTCAGTTTCGGTACTCGGGCGGTGGCTACTTGCTGCTCGAGCTGCTGGTGGAAGAACTCTCGGGAGAGCGGTTCGACACCTTCGTCACTCGCGAGGTGCTCCACCCCTCGGCATGA
- a CDS encoding dihydrofolate reductase family protein yields MAKLVFGMNQSLDGYVDHMAFAPSPALFRHFVEEAQGQAGSVYGRRMYEIMRYWDDDHPEWGADERAFAAAWRKQPKWVASRTLTEVGPNATLLDANLEGAIRALKAERDGEIEVAGPVLAHCLTTLGLIDEYRIYLHPVVLGHGAPYFAGPRPRLRLIASDRMDDGVIRLSYAPVGS; encoded by the coding sequence ATGGCGAAGCTCGTGTTCGGAATGAACCAATCGCTGGACGGGTATGTCGACCACATGGCGTTCGCGCCAAGCCCAGCGCTGTTTCGCCACTTCGTCGAGGAGGCTCAGGGGCAGGCAGGCAGTGTGTACGGCCGCCGTATGTACGAGATCATGCGCTACTGGGACGACGACCATCCTGAATGGGGTGCAGATGAACGCGCCTTCGCGGCGGCGTGGCGGAAGCAGCCAAAGTGGGTCGCCTCGCGCACGTTGACCGAGGTCGGCCCCAACGCCACCCTGCTCGACGCCAATCTCGAGGGCGCGATCCGCGCGCTGAAGGCCGAGCGCGACGGGGAGATCGAAGTGGCCGGCCCTGTCCTGGCGCACTGCCTAACCACTCTTGGCCTCATCGATGAGTATCGCATCTACCTGCATCCCGTCGTGCTGGGGCACGGCGCGCCATACTTCGCCGGACCCCGGCCGCGACTTCGCCTGATCGCGAGCGATCGGATGGACGATGGGGTGATCAGGTTGAGCTACGCACCTGTCGGGTCTTAA
- a CDS encoding dihydrofolate reductase family protein, which produces MSRVFVNIGLSLDGYMAPDGMTMENFEYKNWGAKWGAMMAWILNQQYFRENLQLGTGGETGPVNDLVRHTTERIGANIMGKRMFDQGERVWPENAPFHTPVYVLTHEQREPWVRPGGTTFYFINYGPERALELAREAAGSRDVRLAGGADVIQQYLNLGAVDELEIALAPVLFGGGRRLFENLRDPGPQFRIDRVLDGPAATHLRYVRA; this is translated from the coding sequence ATGAGTCGCGTATTCGTCAACATCGGGTTGAGCCTCGATGGCTACATGGCACCGGACGGCATGACCATGGAGAACTTCGAGTACAAGAACTGGGGGGCCAAGTGGGGGGCGATGATGGCGTGGATCCTCAACCAACAGTACTTCCGCGAGAACCTCCAGCTCGGAACCGGGGGAGAGACCGGCCCGGTCAATGACCTGGTTCGTCACACCACGGAGCGCATCGGGGCGAACATCATGGGCAAGCGCATGTTCGACCAGGGCGAACGCGTGTGGCCAGAGAACGCTCCGTTTCATACCCCGGTCTACGTCCTCACGCATGAGCAGCGCGAACCCTGGGTACGCCCAGGCGGGACGACCTTCTACTTCATCAACTACGGGCCAGAGCGGGCACTCGAGCTGGCTCGGGAAGCCGCCGGCAGTCGTGACGTCCGTCTCGCGGGTGGAGCAGATGTGATCCAGCAGTACCTGAACCTGGGTGCCGTCGACGAGTTGGAGATCGCCTTGGCCCCCGTGTTGTTCGGCGGTGGGCGGCGTCTCTTCGAGAACCTGCGCGACCCCGGGCCGCAGTTTCGCATTGACCGGGTGCTCGATGGCCCGGCCGCCACGCACTTGCGCTATGTGCGTGCGTGA
- a CDS encoding SRPBCC domain-containing protein, with protein MSTHFAFNPKLDFAIERFIDAPPRLVWEALTKPEHLMEWYMPKPWGRVARTEMDVLPGGIFSIDIAVGDGPEIPNLGCFLDVVPMQRLVWTSMLFPGIARRSSTTFRSRPS; from the coding sequence ATGAGCACGCACTTCGCCTTCAATCCGAAGCTCGACTTCGCCATCGAACGGTTCATCGACGCACCCCCGCGGCTCGTCTGGGAAGCGTTGACGAAACCGGAACACCTCATGGAGTGGTACATGCCCAAGCCGTGGGGGCGTGTGGCGCGAACCGAGATGGATGTGTTGCCGGGGGGCATCTTCAGCATCGACATCGCCGTGGGAGACGGTCCGGAGATTCCGAACCTCGGTTGTTTCCTCGACGTCGTCCCGATGCAGCGACTGGTTTGGACTTCCATGCTGTTCCCGGGTATCGCCCGGCGGTCTTCGACGACATTCCGATCACGGCCATCGTGA